In a single window of the Pleurodeles waltl isolate 20211129_DDA chromosome 4_2, aPleWal1.hap1.20221129, whole genome shotgun sequence genome:
- the LOC138294040 gene encoding olfactory receptor 1G1-like has protein sequence MEENHTLVREFILVGFSHFPYLQIPLLLSFSFIYAATLMSNLLIVIIISTDSQLQTPMYFFLSNISLLDILHPSVTVPKMLSDLVSRTKGISYHSCIAQVFFYIFFAVVECFLLSLMAIDRYVAICRPLHYHAIMNLELCVRLAAATWFSGGLYSLMYSVVTSHLIFCRSHVVNHFFCDVPQLLLISCSDPSVNMILIFIAVVLVCIWNFAVILGSYAHIISTILKIVSKQDRKKTFGTCSSHLMVVSLYYGALISIYFRPLSSFSQPNIWMASLIYTTGTPILNPMIYSLRNDEVKGALRRMLQK, from the coding sequence ATGGAGGAGAACCACACCTTGGTGAGAGAGTTTATCCTTGTGGGTTTCTCACACTTTCCATATCTGCAGATTCCCTTGTTATTGTCTTTCTCTTTTATTTATGCTGCTACCTTGATGAGCAACCTTCTCATTGTCATCATAATCAGCACTGACTCTCAGCTCCAGACACCAATGTATTTTTTCTTAAGCAACATCTCTCTTCTGGACATCCTGCACCCTTCGGTGACAGTCCCTAAGATGCTGTCAGACCTCGTCTCAAGGACAAAGGGGATCTCCTACCACAGCTGCATTGCCCAGGTCTTCTTTTACATTTTCTTTGCTGTTGTAGAATGCTTCCTTTTATCATTGATGGCCATTGACCGCTATGTTGCCATATGCCGGCCCTTGCACTACCACGCCATCATGAACTTGGAGCTGTGTGTGCGACTGGCCGCTGCTACATGGTTTAGTGGTGGCCTTTATTCCTTGATGTACTCTGTGGTAACCAGTCATCTGATCTTCTGCAGATCCCATGTGGTCAATCACTTTTTTTGTGATGTTCCACAACTCTTGCTCATATCCTGCTCTGACCCAAGTGTGAATATGATTCTTATCTTCATTGCTGTAGTCTTGGTGTGCATCTGGAACTTTGCTGTTATTCTCGGCTCCTATGCCCATATCATCTCTACCATTCTGAAGATTGTGTCAAAGCAGGACCGGAAGAAGACTTTTGGCACCTGTAGCTCTCATCTCATGGTTGTGTCCCTGTACTATGGTGCTCTGATCTCCATTTACTTCAGACCCCTGTCCAGCTTTTCACAGCCCAATATCTGGATGGCGTCTCTTATCTACACAACCGGCACACCAATTCTTAACCCAATGATTTATAGCTTAAGGAACGATGAGGTGAAAGGGGCTTTGAGGCGAATGCTACAAAAGTAG